Proteins from a genomic interval of Maniola hyperantus chromosome 1, iAphHyp1.2, whole genome shotgun sequence:
- the PlexB gene encoding plexin-B, with the protein MAAFMTLLVITFWLRCTIVYGYEFISQYPKIQNETFHFNHLAVDRVSGQVYVGSVNSLHQLSPDLKPIHVVQTGPKLDNPVCHASGCPSTDIQTTWTDNVNKILVIDQEARIVIACGSVAQGSCFKYKLGDLSAEPEFVAESVAANDAEASTYAFIGPERYNSWDRSNVLYVGTTFTNNGEYRHDVPAISSRDLMSLQLAQFTFSKQSLIQIDVKYRDNFLVQYVYGFNASDYAYFLIIQKHSHLAGNEELGYVSRLARTCVNDDNYNSYTEVTLECNVREETSGKSEIVNYNLVQDAKIAKAGVNLATQFGIETGDSVLVISFSPSKGITNEPTSKSAICVYSLQEIEIKFNENVHMCFNGSTKARNMGYISGMISDGKCPSVGSTGNILNFCEVGLKISGLYPIKAMSVIYWNDTLITSITMSVTGLHTVAFLGTNDGTLKKILIDAEKALQYSSEALLPGQKVLPDTTLSPYGKTLYILAKNTIVQIPTEKCADHGNCSSCLESNDPHCGWCSLEKRCTVQSMCQKGTQSAPRWLSQYTGQQCIDFEQIQPDRISMSEVTTVQLIIRTLPELPFGAKYKCVFGNAPPIDAAVTSTGLACPTPDIKHRPKITQNQDHIYVPLSVHSSETNKDFVSRNFAFYDCSKHITCHTCIMSEWACNWCIYDNKCTHDISVCQRTIISGENNPTKLLNHGIGHCPRIRQYKKPILLPNNVPKELELEVENLPHLQPGHTGFQCIVSIELANMILPARVESNHFIVCDKTMYSYEEDVGEYNISVKVFWNHKHYIDTITITLYKCEILGSHRDHADCSLCITRNSVYQCTWCGNSCSYSESCLENPVTECPKPRIDMIKPLSGPIEGGTVVTIEGSNLGLRVEEVTGKVRIGDVLCDIVDFEVSVSITCKTGPSNGSVVAPVIVENDAGYTESSVLFSYKNIKLQGIYPSLGPVSGGTQLAIGGQHLNIGSAISAYLDELSCSVNTTQTSNSRLICITPKANIPRIIHTLTVSIDNANRSLYGDLFNYTADPTIMEIKPLKSFVSGGRMITVHGTNLHTIQKPLMKLYYANELIPVNATACAVLNSNQMECPSPAVNKKYHDILQATKSQTSTPQIAMKVGFVMDNVETMHDLEKYFNPPRTHMVFVEDPHVYHFPNRIKSYKGDPLVIEGENLIRASDESDVIVTIGTQPCNVTSLTMQQLLCTPPELQPPNTDENGFQITDINLPLVVVKIGRNLRFPIGYLHYELLRNYNFPPEAIAGIAAGTFFLVLIFMIVLVMYRRRSTKAEREYKRIQIQMDTLESNVRLECKLAFAELQTDMSDLAADLEHSGIPTLDHVNYVMKVFFPGVSDHPILNVQRQFINTPRTNYDAAMVQFEQLLNNKCFLLSFIDTLEAQKSFNIRDKVNVASLLMVILMGKMEYATDILKSLLLRLIDKSVCNKHPQLMLRRTESVVEKMLTNWMALCMYYYLKEYAGSSLFLLFKAIKHQIEKGVVDAITHEARYSLSEEKLLKEQIDYQVVTLHIVQDDFDDKVQCKVLDCDSISQVKSKILDALFKNTPFSMRPSVHDVDLEWRHGRGGHVTLQDEDLTTKTLNGWRKLNTLAHYGVKESAVMSLISRQNDSFNTPYKIPCKNCTGIYCSNSHIRVYKSDISDQNVHYYHLVKPIEYQHIVNKSSEHSHKAIPEIFLTRLLSTKGTVHKFVDDFFSTILTVNEVLPPAVKWLFDLFDDAARAHGIINPEVVHAWKSNSLPLRFWVNLIKNPDFIFDINKTATVDSSLSVIAQTFMDACSSSEHRLCKDSPSNKLLFAKDLPTYREMVIHFYQAVSQLPQVSDQELSTSMQQLSVEQLNEFDTLSALKELYIYVSKYREQIILGLENKMHLAHKLDNVACTLEGDPSAVC; encoded by the coding sequence ATGGCTGCATTTATGACATTATTAGTCATAACATTTTGGCTTCGATGCACAATAGTTTATGGATACGAGTTTATATCACAATATCCTAAAATCCAAAATGAGACATTCCACTTTAATCATCTTGCCGTCGATAGAGTCAGCGGCCAGGTATACGTAGGTTCAGTGAACTCCCTTCATCAGCTTAGCCCTGACCTGAAGCCGATACATGTTGTTCAGACCGGACCTAAACTCGATAATCCTGTATGCCATGCCAGTGGTTGCCCTTCGACGGACATTCAAACAACATGGACTGATAACGTAAATAAGATTCTAGTTATCGATCAAGAAGCGAGAATAGTGATAGCTTGCGGATCAGTGGCACAGGGTTCATGTTTTAAGTATAAACTGGGGGATCTTTCGGCGGAGCCTGAGTTTGTGGCCGAGAGTGTCGCAGCGAACGACGCGGAAGCCTCTACTTACGCGTTCATTGGTCCCGAAAGATACAACTCCTGGGACCGCTCTAATGTGCTATATGTGGGAACTACGTTTACGAACAATGGAGAGTACAGACACGACGTTCCAGCAATTTCCAGCAGGGATCTCATGTCACTTCAGCTGGCCCAGTTTACTTTCTCAAAGCAAAGCTTAATACAAATAGATGTTAAATACAGGGACAATTTTCTGGTGCAATATGTGTATGGATTTAATGCTAGTGACTATgcttattttcttattatacaGAAACACTCCCATCTTGCTGGCAATGAAGAGCTGGGATATGTATCTCGTTTAGCCCGCACATGTGTTAATGATGACAACTACAACAGTTATACAGAGGTGACTTTGGAGTGTAATGTCCGAGAAGAAACTAGTGGTAAGAGTGAAATTGTCAATTATAATTTAGTTCAAGATGCAAAAATAGCTAAGGCTGGTGTTAATTTAGCTACACAGTTTGGAATAGAGACTGGTGATTCTGTACTTGTAATATCATTTAGTCCGTCTAAAGGAATCACGAATGAACCTACTTCAAAATCAGCGATTTGTGTATATTCATTACAAGAAATAGAAATTAAGTTCAATGAAAATGTCCATATGTGTTTCAATGGTAGCACTAAGGCTCGTAATATGGGTTACATTTCAGGCATGATATCCGACGGTAAATGTCCTAGTGTCGGTTCCACTGGTAACATTCTTAATTTTTGTGAGGTAGGCCTTAAAATAAGTGGTCTTTATCCCATTAAAGCAATGTCTGTCATATATTGGAATGATACATTGATCACTTCCATTACTATGTCTGTGACTGGGTTACATACGGTAGCATTTCTAGGTACCAATGATGGGAcattgaagaaaatattaatagaTGCTGAAAAGGCATTACAGTATTCTAGTGAGGCTTTACTTCCTGGTCAGAAGGTTTTACCTGACACCACATTGTCACCTTATGGTAAAACACTTTATATTTTGgcaaaaaatacaatagtacAGATTCCCACTGAGAAATGTGCAGATCATGGCAACTGTTCATCTTGCTTGGAATCAAATGACCCTCACTGTGGCTGGTGCTCTCTAGAAAAACGGTGTACAGTCCAAAGTATGTGTCAAAAAGGTACACAAAGTGCACCCAGGTGGCTGTCTCAGTACACAGGACAACAATGCATTGATTTTGAACAAATTCAACCTGATAGAATATCAATGTCTGAAGTGACTACTGTTCAATTAATTATCAGAACTTTACCAGAACTTCCATTTGGAGCCAAATATAAGTGTGTCTTTGGAAATGCTCCTCCTATAGATGCAGCAGTGACATCAACTGGCTTGGCATGCCCTACACCTGACATTAAACACAGACCTAAAATAACTCAAAACCAAGATCATATTTATGTACCCCTCTCTGTTCACTCGTCGGAAACAAATAAGGATTTTGTTTCCCGTAACTTTGCATTTTATGACTGTTCAAAGCACATTACATGTCATACATGCATAATGAGTGAGTGGGCTTGCAATTGGTgtatttatgataataaatgtACTCATGATATATCTGTTTGCCAGAGGACCATTATAAGTGGTGAAAATAATCCAACTAAACTACTCAATCATGGCATTGGTCACTGTCCTAGAATTAGGCAATACAAGAAACCAATCTTGTTGCCCAACAATGTACCAAAAGAATTAGAGCTAGAAGTTGAAAACTTGCCACATTTACAACCTGGGCACACAGGGTTTCAATGTATTGTCAGTATTGAGTTAGCTAACATGATTTTACCGGCAAGAGTCGAATCTAACCATTTTATTGTATGTGACAAAACAATGTACTCATATGAGGAAGATGTGGGAGAATATAACATAAGTGTTAAAGTTTTTTGGAATCATAAACATTATATAGATACTATTACAATAACCTTATACAAATGTGAAATTCTTGGATCTCACAGGGACCACGCTGACTGTTCTCTTTGTATTACAAGAAATTCTGTTTATCAGTGCACTTGGTGTGGCAATTCATGTTCTTACAGTGAATCTTGTTTGGAAAATCCTGTGACAGAGTGTCCCAAACCTCGAATTGACATGATTAAACCTCTGAGTGGACCCATAGAAGGTGGAACTGTAGTTACCATTGAAGGTAGCAATTTAGGTTTGAGGGTTGAAGAAGTAACTGGAAAAGTGAGGATTGGTGATGTACTTTGTGATATTGTAGACTTTGAAGTATCTGTTAGCATAACTTGTAAAACAGGTCCATCCAATGGTTCAGTAGTTGCTCCAGTTATAGTTGAAAATGATGCAGGTTATACTGAATCTTCTGTTTTATTTAGTTACAAAAATATCAAACTGCAAGGTATTTATCCATCCTTAGGTCCTGTGTCAGGAGGTACACAATTGGCAATTGGTGGGCAACATCTTAATATCGGATCAGCTATTTCAGCATATTTGGATGAACTATCATGTTCTGTAAACACAACTCAGACATCTAATAGTAGATTAATATGCATTACCCCTAAAGCTAATATACCTCGTATTATTCATACATTGACAGTGTCTATAGACAATGCTAATAGATCTTTGTATGGAGATCTTTTTAATTACACAGCAGACCCTACGATTATGGAGATAAAACCGTTAAAAAGTTTTGTATCTGGGGGAAGAATGATAACAGTTCATGGTACAAATTTGCATACAATCCAGAAACCACTTATGAAATTATATTATGCAAATGAACTGATCCCTGTTAACGCCACGGCTTGTGCTGTACTAAATTCGAATCAAATGGAATGTCCCAGCCCTGctgtgaataaaaaatatcatgatATATTACAAGCAACTAAATCCCAAACTAGTACACCACAAATAGCTATGAAAGTAGGTTTTGTGATGGATAATGTAGAAACAATGCAtgatttagaaaaatatttcaatCCACCCAGAACTCATATGGTATTTGTTGAAGATCCTCATGTCTATCATTTTCCAAATCGAATTAAATCCTACAAAGGTGATCCTTTAGTTATAGAAGGTGAAAACTTAATCAGAGCAAGTGATGAATCAGATGTAATTGTTACTATTGGTACCCAGCCATGCAATGTCACAAGTCTAACCATGCAACAGTTGCTCTGTACACCACCTGAACTACAACCTCCTAATACTGACGAGAACGGTTTTCAAATTACAGATATTAATTTACCACTAGTAGTCGTAAAAATAGGCAGAAATTTACGATTTCCGATTGGATATCTACATTACGAATTACTTAGAAATTATAACTTCCCACCAGAGGCCATAGCAGGGATTGCAGCAGGAACCTTctttttagttcttattttcaTGATCGTTTTAGTTATGTATCGAAGGCGAAGTACAAAGGCAGAACGGGAGTATAAAAGAATACAAATTCAAATGGACACGTTAGAAAGTAATGTAAGACTAGAATGTAAGTTGGCTTTTGCAGAACTTCAAACTGATATGTCTGATTTGGCAGCAGATTTGGAACATTCAGGCATTCCAACCTTAGACCATGTAAATTACGTCATGAAAGTATTCTTCCCTGGCGTATCTGACCACCCTATATTAAATGTTCAGCGTCAATTTATAAATACGCCTCGGACTAATTATGATGCAGCCATGGTTCAATTTGAACAGCTATTGAATAATAAATGTTTCCTTCTGTCATTTATAGACACATTAGAAGCCCAAAAATCTTTTAATATACGAGATAAAGTTAATGTAGCTTCTCTATTGATGGTAATTTTAATGGGTAAAATGGAATATGCTACAGATATTCTGAAGTCACTACTTTTACGTCTTATTGACAAATCAGTGTGCAACAAACATCCACAGCTGATGCTGAGAAGAACTGAGAGTGTTGTTGAAAAAATGCTTACAAACTGGATGgcattatgtatgtattactatCTAAAGGAGTATGCTGGTTCATCTCTCTTTTTGCTGTTCAAAGCAATCAAACATCAGATAGAAAAGGGTGTTGTAGATGCTATAACCCACGAAGCTAGATATTCTTTATCTGAAGAAAAGCTTTTGAAAGAACAGATAGATTATCAAGTAGTTACTTTACATATTGTGCAAGATGATTTTGATGATAAAGTCCAATGTAAAGTTTTAGATTGTGATAGTATATCACAAGTAAAATCTAAAATACTTGAtgctttatttaaaaatactccATTTAGTATGAGACCTTCCGTCCACGATGTTGATTTAGAATGGCGACATGGAAGAGGTGGTCATGTCACTCTACAAGATGAAGATCTCACAACGAAAACTCTTAACGGCTGGCGAAAATTAAATACGTTAGCTCATTACGGTGTAAAGGAATCTGCGGTTATGTCGTTAATATCGCGGCAAAACGACAGTTTCAACACACCTTATAAGATTCCCTGCAAAAATTGCACAGGAATTTATTGTTCCAATTCTCACATACGCGTTTACAAAAGTGACATTAGTGACCAAAATGTGCACTACTATCATTTAGTTAAACCTATTGAATACCAACACATTGTGAACAAGTCTTCTGAACATAGTCACAAAGCCATTCCAGAGATTTTCCTTACTCGCCTCTTATCTACGAAAGGCACAGTTCATAAGTTTGTTGATGACTTTTTTAGTACCATATTAACAGTAAATGAAGTTTTGCCGCCTGCTGTTAAGTGGCTATTTGATCTTTTCGACGATGCAGCCAGAGCACATGGTATTATAAACCCCGAGGTTGTTCATGCCTGGAAATCAAATAGCTTGCCATTGAGATTTTGGgtaaatctaataaaaaatcCAGATTTTATATTTGATATAAATAAAACGGCAACAGTAGATTCCTCTTTATCTGTGATTGCTCAAACTTTTATGGATGCGTGTTCATCTTCGGAGCATCGATTGTGTAAAGATTCGCCGTCAAACAAGTTACTTTTTGCAAAAGATTTGCCAACGTATAGGGAAATGGTTATTCATTTTTACCAGGCAGTGTCTCAATTACCTCAAGTATCCGACCAAGAGCTAAGTACTTCTATGCAGCAGCTATCAGTCGAGCAGTTGAATGAATTCGATACTCTATCGGCTTTAAAAGAGTTGTACATCTATGTCAGTAAATATAGAGAACAAATTATATTAGGTCTAGAAAACAAAATGCACTTAGCTCATAAATTAGATAATGTAGCGTGCACTTTGGAAGGCGATCCTTCAGCCGTATGCTGA